The window AAAATAACCTAATATTGGTTTATTGATTTAGGGTTACGATACGATGGTTGGAGAAAGAGGAATACAGTTATCAGGCGGGCAAAAACAACGAGTGGCCATAGCGCGAGCCATCGTCAAGGATCCTAAGGTATTGCTACTTGATGAAGCTACTAGCGCTCTAGACGCAGAGTCTGAACGTGTGGTTCAAGATGCGCTTGACCGGGTTATGGTGAACCGGACTACGATTGTGGTGGCTCACCGGTTATCCACGATTAAGAACGCGGATGTAATTGCAGTCGTTAAGAACGGAGTTATTGTAGAGAAAGGGAAGCACGAGAGTTTGATCAATATCAAAGACGGAGTTTATGCTTCGTTGGTGCAGCTTCATCTCAGTGCTGCTTCTTAAAGCATATCTTTTATGTTcattcgtttttttttggttaattatgCTATGTATTGATGAACATTGTTATTCAATGattggttttaaatattttattgaaatctaatgttattggttattgtatttaaaatgtatttatttaaagATCTTAAAATCTAGTGTTGTTGGttcttattatatttataatctaTTCATTAGAAAGTTTTGAAATCCAATGTTATTCAATAAAAGATTTGCATACAATATTTGAAATCTTGTGttatacatatttgataaatttaaacAATCCATTTAACGTGAAATATATTGAATCTAATACCATGTATAAATTTTATCAATCAAAATCCAAccttttactttatattttatcatcattTTTATTAGCAATTGTCATCACATTATTGAAAAAGTTACTCTGCAAATATTATCACTACGCATTGATTTTCTCAAACATAAAACCCATACTTTTTTTGAGAGAATGTTTTTCTTATCCTTAACCAAAACTAAATTATTCTTATTCACATGATGTGTAGAATAATTTGGTTTTGGTCAAGGGATAAGCAAAAAATTCTCTCAAAATGGGATGCAATAATAGCTAAAGAGGCATTGAACAAAATTCTAAAGGAAGAAGCAGCAAAAGTACATGTTGGAGATATATTACATCATCCTTTCATCGCTGtataaaagtttattttttctcTCTCAAACATAATCTTATACTAGGTGCTTATTTATTCTAATAATATGCTTATGTTTTGCTCATATGAGTCCACACACATTGAATGCTATATGATCTTCGGGTTGGTCCTAAATCAATTTATCAGTTGTTGATTGTACATCATTTGGGCACTCTTTTGTTTCTCGAGATTATGACATTTTGCTTCCTTAGAAACCTGGTAGAAAATAAGAGTTGAATGCAAATGTTTATTTCATCAATTCCACAACTAATTTTACCATTTGCTTTAAAAGGAATAGAATTCTAATTCCATCAATTCCatacaaaattaaacaaaattcaaagaaaAGTATTAGCGTTTTATAGTTACATCTAAGTGGAAtggtaaagttttttttttttgtgatcctttgtgtttttttttcctttttgccTTTGGTTTAATTAAACAATTTCATTCTGGTTTATCTTATAGTTAACTAATCTTTTggtttgatggttatgttgttggtATGATAAACAATATTTGTGCAGTTTGATGAACGAGGTCGTTGAAGTATGTCTTGCTGTTTATTATTCGTTAGATGTTAATGTTATCAATCCAAAGTTATGTAATCCCACATTATGACATCAATGGTACTTTTGATGAGAAAGTTTCTTATTTGGCTTTGGAATACACAAGATCTAAGCTACTAATGTTAGAACAAGTATTATAGATTTTTCAATAATATCTAAGAGTTTATAATATTAGAAactcttctcattcttttcagtTTGTTtacttatattaatattaagttaaaaatcattaagatatttttattgtGCTTGAGAATTCTCTTAATTAACCTAACCTTtattaatctaatctattaatttagagtcCAATATTTTCTACTGAAAAACACTGGCGTGGGCGGGAAGCTGAATATCTAAAGATATATGGAGAAAGCAAAGAAACACGCTAAGTTAGCGCAGAAGATGGTTGACTATGAAAAATACTGGCGTAGGCGGAAAGCTGAATACCTGAAGATATATGGAGAATAAGAAACTTCTCGGTTTCATGCTTTGTCTTGTTTCATGCATGTgctttttttttcaagtgaCTCCTCTGTTTCGCatgtgcttttttttttaaagtgactAAGTACTCATGGCTCAGTTACTGAGAATGATCGTTGAAAATTTGTTAACTCTCCCTACTAGTTTCATCAAATTGCAACAACATCCAGTTCATCTAATTCTTTTGCTTTCTTGGTTTCCAATATCTACTGCACGTGTTATTTCCTTTATTTATTTAGAAGCTCAAAGATATAGATATGTTTGAGAATAAGAGTGTAATGATGATGTTTCATTTTAAGACAATTTGTTGTATCAAAATAGCAATGCTTTATACAATTTTCCAGTTTCTCCTTATCAATTCTTCCTAGGGACTTTAATATGAGCTCAACCTAACAGGGTTAGCCCTAACCCTACAAATCCATTTGTAACTCTAACCCTCATTTTTTAAACAGGGTTTAAACAGGGTTGGCCCTAATAGGATCAGAGTTTAAATTCTAACCCTTTTATTTCGATTCACACAACTATTATACAATATTTAATAAcgtttttcactaaaaaaacttAAAGTCGAGTTTTCTTGCTAAAAACTAAACAACGAAATTTTCCGTCGAAaccgaaaaatcgagttttcaaccaaaacaacaaaattgagttttccctCCAAAAacgcaaaatcgagtttttcgtcaaaacttcaaaatcgagttttcccaccaaaaaatcaaaatcgagtttttcgccaaaacctcaaaatcgagttttcccgtgAAAACGTAAAATTAAGTTTTCTGGAAAACCCGTAAAACTCAATTTcacagttttggcgggaaaactcgataTTCCGGTTttagttttggcggaaaaactcgattttgcggtttcggcggaaaaactcgattttgcggtttcggcgaaaaactcgattttgcggtTTCAGCGGGAAAACCCGATTTGCCGGTTTCGGCGGAAAACTCGTTTTTTCTGTTTCGGCGGGAAAACTTGATTTgccggttttgacgggaaaactcgatttgCCGGTTTCAGCGGGAAAACTCGTCTTTTATGTTGCTTCTTAAAACATATCTTTTATGTTTATTcgtttttttggttaattatgCTATGTATTGATGAACATTGTTAATCAATgattgattttaaatattttattaaaatctaatgttattggttattgtatttaaaatgtatttatttaaagatcttaaaatctagtgttgttggttcttattatatatataatctattcaTTAGAAAGTTTTGAAATCCAATGTTATTCAATAAAAGATTTGCATACAATATTTAAAATCTTGTGTTATACgtatttgataaatttaaacAATCCATTTAACGTGAAATATATTGAATCTAATACCATGTATAAATTTTATCAATCAAAATCCAAccttttactttatattttatcatcattTTTATTAGCAATTGTCATCACATTATTGAAAAAGTCACTCTTCAAATATTATCACTACGCATTGATTTTCTCAAACATAAAACCCATACGTTTTTTGAGAGAATGTTTTTCTTATCCTTAACCAAAACCAAATTATTCTTATTCACATGATGTGTAGAATAATTTGGTTTTGGTCAAGGGATAAGCAAAAAATTCTCTCAAAATGGGATGCAATAATAGCTAAAGAGGCATTGAACAAAATTCTAAAGGAAGAAGCAGCAAAAGTACATGTTGGAGATATATTACATCATCCTTTCATCGCTGTATAAAAgtttattttctctctctcaaaCATAATCTTATACTAGATGCTTATTTATTCTAATAATATGCTTATGTTTTGCTCATATGAGTCCACACACATTGAATGCTATATGACCTTTGGGTTGGTCCTAAATCAATTTATCAGTTGTTGATTGTACATCATTTGGAGACTCTTTTGTTTCTCGAGATTATGACATTTTGCTTCCTTAGAAACCTGATAGAAAAGAAGAGTTGAATGCAAATGTTCATTTCATCAATTCTACAATTAATTTTACCATTTGCTTTAAATGGAATAGAATTCTAATTCCATCAATTCCatacaaaattaaacaaaattcaaagaaaAGTATTAACGCTTTATAGTTACATCTAAGTGGAAtggtaaagttttttttttgtgatcccTTGTGTTTTTTTATCCTTTATAGGAGACCGATACGAGGAAGGTGATATTACACCCAGGCCAATGATGAAGTTCAAGGCTGCTGGCGCTGATGTTTGGGATCCCAAATGGGATGCACATCCTATTGGCGGAGGTGCCAAAAAGATGTTGACAAGAGAAGAGCTCTTCGAAAGAGCCAATCCAGTAGATGATCCCCGCCCACTCCTCACGATGAAGGACATTCTCGATGATCTTCTGGAGCTTCGTAAGAAGTCTGAAGTCACCTCAGGTGACTTCGCAAGACAGCTGCATGGGAGGGCAGCCACAATCGACCTCTTCAGCATCAAGGGTCCTATCTGCGAAGAGGTTGTGGAGAAGCTTCAAATGCTGTATGGCCTCTGGGAAAGTGGTGATGCAGACGACAAGAGATCGACACCGAAGGAGGATTACATGGAGTGGTTCAAGAGAGATAGACGCTTTCAAGGAATTTAGGGATCGAGCTTGattactttttattataaatcaCGTCCTTAGTTGAAATTTATTACCATTAGAACACATATTTTATCATTAACTGCAGTTTAAAGCATGGAATCAAATTATGGTTTGCCTTTGGTTTAATTAAACAATTTCATTCTGGTTTATCTTATATGTTAACTAGTCTTTTGGTTTGTTAGTTATGTTGTTGgtatgataaaaaatatttgtgcAGTTTGATGAACGAGGCCGTTGAAATATGTCTTGCTGTTTATTATTCGTTAGATGTTAATATTATCAATCCAAAGTTATGTAATCCCACATTATGACATCAATGGTACTTTTGATGAGAAAGTTTCTTATTTGGCTTTGGAATACACAAGATCTAAGCTACTAATGTTAGAACAAGTATTATAGATTTTTCAATAATATCTAAGAGTTTATAATATTAGAAactcttctcattcttttcagtTTGTTtacttatattaatatttagttaaaaatCATTAAGATACTTTTATTGTGATTGGGAATGCTCTTAATTAACCTAACCTTTATTAATCTAATCTTTTAATTTAGAGTCCAATATTTTCTATTGATAAAATATTGTCATTTAAGTTTTGGACCTATTCATTATTCATTATACAACATACTTGATAATGACTTATTTGATAATGTAAGATATTAATTGGCTTATAAATCTGTATTGTTACCATATTTTTTGGGgaatttttttaagtatttaaatgtaaagtcttaaaaacaattaaatcttATTGAAATAATTTGTTACAGATATTTTAAATATGCATATTTAATTATCAAATACTCAAATAGTAAAagaatgttgttgttttttttgtcaactcgtTTATATTATTGATGCCCAGTGGACTAAACGTTTACAAGCAATTTCAAGCCCAACAAATATTACAATCAACCCATAAGCCCAAATGAAAGGATAATGATGTTTGCATGTGTGACACTTACTCCCTTTCGTGGGTCTGATGCATCGGGAATCGGAAGACGAAGCTGTAGCCGGAAACCTACCGGAACAAAGATCTCCCCCGCCGACTCGCTTGATACTGCTTGTTCACTCTACTATCCTTCAAATCGCCATCGATCTTCAAGCGCTCATCTCAAATCGCTAGTAAAGGAATGCTGGTTATTTGATTCACCATaataaatctgaaaataaatttaaatataatcaattaaatcagctaagaatttaaaatattgttctCCAAGTCAAAAGACTATATGACCGTTCAATGATGACTCTTTACAAACTCTTTACCATAAAGTGTGAATGATCTCAAGAGACCATACAAGCAATATGAGATTCAAGTGGGTTTCTACCccctaaaacttaaaaaaataaattaattttaacgaTAAGAAAACTTACGTGAATATTTTTCATGTTGTATGCTAATTTAACCTCAATCACTTGCTTTCAGAAGCAAATTTAAAAGTGATTATtgaacaaattataaatttaagataaaCAAAATGAATAACCAACTAATTTACtgtcatatatttttattttttttacgacCAAAGGCTATGAAACActgtcatatatttatatacataattttatcggtttactaaaaaaaaaaataataatccacGTTTCAACACAGATGTAATTAAGTTTAAGATCGAGTGGTTTAATTTTCAACCTAATATTCTTCGTTAGAAAGGATTGTATCATGGGCTCGGTTGTAACGGCAACCAGGCTTGCCTCAACTCTAATTTGGGCTGTGTGCTGAGTTCGTTCTTTTTCTTCAAAGCTTACTGGTATAGTAATTTAAGCACAAATCCAATGGTTGGAAGAAAAATTGGAAGAGTAGAGAGTTTTGCTTTAGTAGACTAACTGTATATTATATtatgaattatattaatatattatggaTGTTATAGAATGAATATTCAAATGTTTTGTTTGAATATTATGAACGCCTACTTATCGTcaaatctctataatattatttgagaagtcagtttcctaTGTGTCGCTTTCACGTTGACTTtcacgatggttgattacactgatacccttaatgaattcaaaatattacatttaaaatactattacttatttttatatttcgtttccttttcaaatttttccaaaaaaacatatacatataataaaaaaggaaatcttttataaagtaaaaaaaaacgaattgaaaaacgaaaatagtaatattacatttaaaaaatatttttaaatgacataaaatatacttttgaagtactaaaatactttctttatatctatattttcttagatgaaaaatataaatttgtatataatgtgatttcattaaaaaattacacagataatcttgatattagaaaaaaaattaatgtaatagAAATATTTGCGTATATCTATcaattttcttagatgattacataaaataattaagaaacataaactgatatatgtttaattgactaaaaatagtttataattagtattattgaaatggtttatttatttttcatacatttaattgactataatatatttcaattacaacaaaaaatatcgataaattatattttacttatataatattattttcaaataaaatcacaattttgtttactgttatttttaagagatattaaaaaactaaaaataaattaaaaataaacaattatgaaataattacaaaatagtttaatgaggtagatatattatattttatcattaataAAGTTATTTGTGTTCTAAATATGAAatttgcttttaaattttatgtttatatgtttGTGAAACTTAATAGaaccataatcaaaataccaaagcaaatctgaattctcatttttaagattatttaaaatacatttcagttttcattcaataaatcaaaggtacaaagttatttaaaatttataaaacagtttAATTATTGTAAGTATTGATATGTGTTCATGAGCTTCCAAAAATGTATCAGCTATTTTTTATCAACTTGTATCAGCTACTTATGCATGTAACTTCCTATTGATCACACTTTCTTTTctaacattttttaataaaaacatcaacatataatttgataaatattatgaaaatgcATGCGCATTTAAACGATAAATAagattgatttgatttgatttaattataaaaaaaattatacttcattgaacttatatctaaaatcatagatttaagtacagtaagaatttataaatttataagaatagtaatttattttataaatataaatcataggacaacttaaaacatattaaaatgaaaataaaatattaaccaaccgttacaatttagtttttttgtaaaatttatatatatgcatgagacttcagAATAATATCGTTATATTAGTTTATGTAATTTAGAATCagacactttagtttattttttatttcattccaAGCACACTGTATCTTAAGTTATACCtaatattcataaaatatatttacatatctaagacaacaaccagctaaatgcaaataagaaattaatcaaaatattaatatatagaataaaaaatattacggTTGAATTCAGAAATGCAATCTAATTTACCCATATGAtaaataaatcgactgtaaaaacaataaaaccgaatatatataacatatataaaatcatatgcaTAATTAacgtaatataatattattaaaataaatgaagcatataaattataaattaatttaaaattaaaattaaatatctatcaattattatagtttatttactttagaaatatttatacccgtgcatgagcacgggaaagtcacttagtgtatatatataggcttcgaatggtaacATGCGTCCcgcaccgcaccgcagttaacagtaacaaaaatctctgcatataccatatatctatacgtttttataactgtctgaaccgcaccgcagtcaaaccgcttgtcccgcaccgttcaatccgctgttaccattcggagcctataCGGATCTTCTTAACGctaaccagtcaagtttaacgAAACTGTTTACGTCTCCGTTTGACAAATATCTGAGAGTAGGGCAAAATATTGGAAACAAAAGACACGTGTATTCATCTCAGTCGTACGTTAACGGGTATTTAATGTAATTAAGAAGAAATAGTAGGGTCAAAAGCGTCAATTCAGCTAAAGGCGGTTTTGTTTAACCATTTGCGAAAATCAAAAAGTTTCAATCGGCCCgcctctctctcgctctctctctctgtcacTCAGAGCAGATTCAAATTCCAGTTACTTTTCCGGCGATCAAGGAGTTAGGGATCTCGCATTTCAAGCCGCGAGAGCTCTGGTTCGAGTAAGCACTTCTTCCTTGTTAACACCGTCGCTTGATTTTCTCTAATTTCGTTTCCGATTCGTCGCTTGTTTCTCTCGGAATCTGTGAAAACTCTGCTGCGATCTGTGCCTACGTCGTCTCGATTTCTGAATCCGATACCTGTATGATAGTGTTACGATTAGGGTTTGCTAATCTCGTCTATAACGATGTTTAGCTTCCACTATGTATTCACTGGTTCGAATTTGTTTTCTGTAGTCTGTGTTCTCCGCTTGTTTTGATCATTTTACCCAGATCTAACACCGTCTGTGGTTGCAGAGCTTCGATCGATCTATTTTTCAAATAGGTTATACGAAGATCGTTGTGTTGTTTCTCATTGATTCTCATCGATTGTGTTGTTCTGTTGATATTATGCATTCCTTATGTCTCAGAAGAATGCTTAACCTTCTGTGGTGATCATTTTCAGGGAAAGATGAGCGAATACAGAAGCTTCGGCAGTAACTTTCACCCATCAAGTCAATCTCGAAAGATGTCTATTGGAGTTATGGCTGATTCACAGCCCAAGAGAAACCCTGATGGAGATGCTGCTATTGGCAGAGCTGAGAAGTTGAAATCAGCCGCAGCAACCGATTTACAGCTGAACAAGAAGGTCACAGGTGATGATGTAGCTGCCAAGCAGAGGAGTTCAGCTACGGGGACTGAACACGTGACCTCACCTTGGAGGTCTCCCAGATCTTCTTATCGGAAATTGGGCACTTTGGAGAATGTTCTTTGCAAGCAAACGTCTACCTTGTCTGGTAGTAAAGGGTTAAACAAGGGACCAAATGGAGCACATCAGGCACCAGCTCGTGACACATTTCAAGACATTCCTGTCTCTAGTCCTCGGCACAGTGATGATGAGCCGATCAGTGGCAGGAAGGGTAACGAGATGGATAAGAGTCCTGAGAGGATGCAAGAACCTCCATCTGCAGTCTTGCCGCAAAAGGTTGCGTcacagagagaagagaagcgTGGACCAGAGACGGCTAAAGATGGAAGTACTGATGTTTTGAGATCGAAACTGTGGGAAATATTGGGGAAAGCTTCGCCGGAATATAATGAAGATGTCAACTCTGAAACCCCAGAAGTGGTTAAGACAAACTCCAAGCTGAATCAAGACAAGAGTTCAGACAATGATCCTCTTactaagcctagacacaattcagATACTATTGAAACTGATTCTGAAAGCCCTGAAGTTGCAACCAGAAGGCCGGTGACTAGATCTTTGTTGCAGAGGAGGGTGGGAGCCAGAGGTATTCAGAAGAGAGCCAAAACTGGTGCCAACTTAGGTGGCAAAAGCACAGAAGAAGTGAACAACGTGTTCACCTTTGAAGAAGGTTTTCGCGGGAGAAATGGCACCGCCATGAACTCCACTGGTGTGCCGAAGAAACAAAGGGGAAGGAAGAAAAATACTGCTGTAAAATGCCGCAAGGTTCAGTCTCGTGAAAAGGATGAAGCTGATGGGATTCTGAAGGAGACGAGCAAGAGTAAAACTCCAGCACGTTCTGAGAGTACAAGAACTGGCAAAAGGTCTTCATTGTCTGACAGAAAAGGAAGTTCCCTTGAGTTCAATCAACACACCAAAGCCCAAAACCAGAAACCAGATGTTAGAACAAGGGAAGAAGATTTTCAGCCATCACCAGAGGCTGAAACAGCAGCTACGCCAGAGATGTTCCGTGGATTATTTAAAAATGGCGATGAACAGAAAGGGCCGTGTGAAGTTCTCAGGGAAAAGTCTGTTGAGCCAGAAAATGACTTCCAGAGTCCAACGTTCGGATATAAAGCACCAATCTCAAGTCCTTCCCCCTGTCTTTCTCCTGAAGCATCTCCTTTGCATCCTCAGAATATTAGTCCCGCTTTTGATGAGGCTGAAACAACAATATTTAGCTTCGGTACTAAGAAAACTCCTCAAGGGACAAAAGGCGAAGCGTCAGATAAGAGATTGCATGTAACCTTCCTGAACTCAAGCTGCTTTGTTTCACTTAAAAATTATGCATGTTTGATTTTACATGTGTCCTCATTTATTTTCAGGACTTCttggagaagaaagaagattaTTCTTTCGGCAGAGAGAGTTCTGCCGAGCCAGATGAAGATTTAGTTCTCTCAGATCCGTCGTCTGATGAGAAAGATTCAGATGGATCAATAGAAGACTCACCCGCGTTGGGCCATTACAACAGTATGCTAATTATTTTACACTTTTCCCTATACATTCTTAACATAATCCACGTTTACCTACTTAACTGATCTTCTGGTTCAGGTCCCCAAGCAAAAGAAACTGCTAACGGGAGTAATAAGAAATCTAAGCCAGGCTTTAGCTCAGCTAAACGGAACTCGAACCTTAAGGGCAATGGACGTGTTACCTCGTCTTTGTCCGAAGGTACAATAAACATTTGTATGTCACTGTTGTAGCTGTTTATACTACACACTCATTTTGTTTTGTCATGGAAACTGAGCAGGGATGCATAAAACTGATTCCTTCCAGCGGTTTTCAGAGGTGGATGAAGATGAAGGCTTGGGAAGGTCTCTTGTTGGACATAA is drawn from Brassica rapa cultivar Chiifu-401-42 chromosome A05, CAAS_Brap_v3.01, whole genome shotgun sequence and contains these coding sequences:
- the LOC103866413 gene encoding meiosis-specific protein ASY3 isoform X2, translated to MSEYRSFGSNFHPSSQSRKMSIGVMADSQPKRNPDGDAAIGRAEKLKSAAATDLQLNKKVTGDDVAAKQRSSATGTEHVTSPWRSPRSSYRKLGTLENVLCKQTSTLSGSKGLNKGPNGAHQAPARDTFQDIPVSSPRHSDDEPISGRKGNEMDKSPERMQEPPSAVLPQKVASQREEKRGPETAKDGSTDVLRSKLWEILGKASPEYNEDVNSETPEVVKTNSKLNQDKSSDNDPLTKPRHNSDTIETDSESPEVATRRPVTRSLLQRRVGARGIQKRAKTGANLGGKSTEEVNNVFTFEEGFRGRNGTAMNSTGVPKKQRGRKKNTAVKCRKVQSREKDEADGILKETSKSKTPARSESTRTGKRSSLSDRKGSSLEFNQHTKAQNQKPDVRTREEDFQPSPEAETAATPEMFRGLFKNGDEQKGPCEVLREKSVEPENDFQSPTFGYKAPISSPSPCLSPEASPLHPQNISPAFDEAETTIFSFGTKKTPQGTKGEASDKRLHDFLEKKEDYSFGRESSAEPDEDLVLSDPSSDEKDSDGSIEDSPALGHYNSPQAKETANGSNKKSKPGFSSAKRNSNLKGNGRVTSSLSEGMHKTDSFQRFSEVDEDEGLGRAVALFAVALQNFEKKLKSAAKKKSSEIIASVSEEIHLELENVKSHIITEAEKTSNVAKTKRKHAETRLQEQQEKMRMIHEKFKDDVGNHLEDFKSTIEGLEANHSELKGSIKKQRTSHQKLIAHFEGGIETKLDNATKRINSVNESARVKMLQLKMIVAECLKDDVLG
- the LOC103866413 gene encoding meiosis-specific protein ASY3 isoform X1, encoding MSEYRSFGSNFHPSSQSRKMSIGVMADSQPKRNPDGDAAIGRAEKLKSAAATDLQLNKKVTGDDVAAKQRSSATGTEHVTSPWRSPRSSYRKLGTLENVLCKQTSTLSGSKGLNKGPNGAHQAPARDTFQDIPVSSPRHSDDEPISGRKGNEMDKSPERMQEPPSAVLPQKVASQREEKRGPETAKDGSTDVLRSKLWEILGKASPEYNEDVNSETPEVVKTNSKLNQDKSSDNDPLTKPRHNSDTIETDSESPEVATRRPVTRSLLQRRVGARGIQKRAKTGANLGGKSTEEVNNVFTFEEGFRGRNGTAMNSTGVPKKQRGRKKNTAVKCRKVQSREKDEADGILKETSKSKTPARSESTRTGKRSSLSDRKGSSLEFNQHTKAQNQKPDVRTREEDFQPSPEAETAATPEMFRGLFKNGDEQKGPCEVLREKSVEPENDFQSPTFGYKAPISSPSPCLSPEASPLHPQNISPAFDEAETTIFSFGTKKTPQGTKGEASDKRLHDFLEKKEDYSFGRESSAEPDEDLVLSDPSSDEKDSDGSIEDSPALGHYNSPQAKETANGSNKKSKPGFSSAKRNSNLKGNGRVTSSLSEGMHKTDSFQRFSEVDEDEGLGRAVALFAVALQNFEKKLKSAAKKKSSEIIASVSEEIHLELENVKSHIITEAEKTSNVAKTKRKHAETRLQEQQEKMRMIHEKFKDDVGNHLEDFKSTIEGLEANHSELKGSIKKQRTSHQKLIAHFEGGIETKLDNATKRINSVNEQSARVKMLQLKMIVAECLKDDVLG